Proteins encoded by one window of Bradyrhizobium sp. B097:
- a CDS encoding sarcosine oxidase subunit beta family protein: MRYSALSIFLRGLRGNKHWRPAWRAAQPKPRYDVVIVGGGGHGLATAYYLAKEFGITNVAVLERSYIGAGNVGRNTTIIRSNYLLPGNNPFYELSMKLWEGLEQDFNFNAMVSQRGVLNLFHSDAQRDAYIRRGNAMRLHGVDAELLDREAVRKMLPFLDFENARFPIQGGLIQRRGGTVRHDAVAWGYARGADMRGVDIIQECEVTGIRQAGGRVLGVQTTKGFIGCGKLALAVAGNSSLVAEMVDLKLPIESHVLQAFVSEGLKPFIDCVVTFGAGHFYCSQSDKGGLVFGGDIDGYNSYAQRGNLAAVEHVAEAGKAMIPALSRVRVLRSWGGIVDMSMDGSPIIDRTHIDNVYLNAGWCYGGFKATPASGYCFAHLIAHDAPQATATAFRLDRFARGLMIDEKGQGAQPNLH, encoded by the coding sequence ATGCGCTACTCGGCCCTATCGATTTTCCTACGCGGCCTTCGTGGCAACAAGCATTGGCGTCCAGCGTGGCGCGCGGCACAACCGAAACCTCGGTATGACGTTGTTATTGTGGGCGGCGGCGGTCACGGCTTGGCCACGGCCTACTACCTCGCCAAGGAGTTCGGCATCACCAACGTGGCAGTGCTGGAAAGGAGCTACATCGGCGCGGGCAACGTAGGACGCAACACCACCATTATTCGTTCGAATTACCTGCTACCGGGAAACAACCCATTCTACGAACTATCAATGAAGCTCTGGGAGGGCCTCGAGCAGGATTTCAACTTCAACGCCATGGTCTCTCAGCGTGGCGTTCTGAATCTTTTCCATTCAGACGCGCAGCGCGATGCTTACATCAGGCGCGGCAACGCAATGCGCCTGCATGGAGTAGACGCCGAACTGCTCGATCGCGAAGCCGTTCGGAAGATGCTGCCCTTCCTTGATTTCGAAAATGCTCGTTTCCCAATCCAGGGCGGCCTGATCCAGCGCCGCGGCGGCACGGTTCGGCACGATGCCGTCGCTTGGGGATATGCGCGCGGCGCCGATATGCGGGGCGTCGACATTATCCAGGAATGCGAAGTGACTGGCATCAGACAGGCCGGTGGACGGGTACTCGGCGTGCAAACGACCAAGGGCTTCATCGGCTGCGGCAAGTTGGCTCTAGCCGTCGCCGGAAATTCTTCGCTTGTCGCCGAGATGGTTGACCTGAAACTGCCAATCGAAAGTCATGTGCTTCAGGCCTTTGTATCGGAAGGGCTTAAGCCCTTCATCGATTGCGTCGTTACATTTGGCGCCGGTCACTTTTACTGCTCGCAATCCGACAAAGGCGGTCTCGTCTTCGGCGGTGATATTGATGGCTACAATTCCTACGCCCAGCGCGGCAACCTCGCCGCCGTCGAGCATGTTGCGGAGGCCGGTAAGGCAATGATCCCGGCGCTGTCGCGCGTGCGCGTCCTTAGATCCTGGGGCGGGATTGTGGATATGTCTATGGATGGATCGCCGATCATCGACCGAACCCATATCGACAACGTCTATCTCAATGCCGGCTGGTGCTACGGCGGCTTCAAGGCCACTCCTGCATCCGGCTATTGCTTTGCGCATCTAATTGCTCACGACGCTCCGCAGGCGACGGCCACCGCTTTCCGTCTTGATCGGTTCGCACGCGGATTGATGATCGACGAAAAAGGTCAGGGCGCCCAACCTAACTTGCACTGA
- a CDS encoding sarcosine oxidase subunit delta yields the protein MASLVPCPHCGVRPKEEFTIKGAALRRPLPDAPVESWLDYVYLRNNSRGTHEEFWHHTSGCRRWLIVTRSTVTHEIEASRDAAVSLLDSNT from the coding sequence ATGGCAAGCCTCGTTCCATGTCCCCATTGCGGCGTCCGGCCGAAGGAAGAGTTTACGATCAAAGGTGCGGCGCTTAGGCGGCCCCTCCCGGATGCGCCGGTCGAGTCCTGGCTCGACTACGTTTACTTGCGCAACAATTCGCGCGGAACTCATGAAGAATTTTGGCATCATACCTCCGGTTGTCGCCGCTGGCTGATCGTGACCCGCAGCACTGTCACTCACGAAATTGAAGCTTCTCGGGACGCCGCGGTGTCACTGCTGGATTCCAACACATGA
- a CDS encoding sarcosine oxidase subunit alpha, translated as MTSYRLRKGGLVDRRSTLRFSFDGKRFSGHDGDSLASALLANGQRLVGRSFKYHRPRGILTAGSSEPSALVTINSGGRTEPNTRATMQELYDGLEAKSQNRWPSLDFDIGAVNGLLSPFLGAGFYYKTFMWPAALWEKLYEPVIRKAAGLGKATYDPDPDAYEKRWAHCDLLIVGAGPAGLAAALTAGRTGARVVLLDENALPGGGLLYDTALIGGQAAADFVRKAVAELESMPNVDLLTRTTAFGWYDGNVFGAVERVQKHVQQPHANRPVERLWRIVAKRALLASGAEERPLVFGGNDTPGVMMASAARSYLNRYGVAFGKTAAIFTTNDSGYALARDLEAEGVDLAVIVDSRLDAYLAWTGRARLIQGAFISNAHGGKSLSSIEIWKSGTVEKISVDALAISGGFSPIIHLACHRGRKPVWSEQHAAFLAPPDLKDLSLAGAVNAEAGIAACLTDGAARASQILGELGFSATAATFGTVERDIAPKAAKPVWTVPGVSSKAFVDFQNDVHRNDIDLAVREGYGHVEHAKRYTTTGMATDQGKLSNVNAIGLLAEARGVLPSQIGTTTFRPFYTPISFGALAGTSHGHHFQPVRKSPLHEWAAKNNAKFVETGLWYRSSWFPRAGETSWRESVDREAKNVRANVGLCDVSMLGKIEICGQDAAEFLNRVYCNAFAKLPVGKARYGLMLREDGMIYDDGTTSRLEENRFFMTTTTAYAAGVMNHLEFCAQALWPELDVRLASVTDQWAQMAVAGPKSRLVLQSIVDEDLSNDAFPFLAARTVSLAGGQLLGRLFRISFSGELAYELAVPAGYGESVADAVMQAGRDYNIQPYGVETLSVLRIEKGHVTHNEINGTVVPADLGFAKMVSPTKTDFIGKHMLSREGLIAPDRPQLVGVVPLDPKSSFSSGSHILAKGAEATLENDQGYVTSSCYSPHVGSTIGLALVRRGADRHGEEILVWNGLRGEFTPGRLCSPTFVDPKNEKLHA; from the coding sequence ATGACCTCGTATCGTCTACGTAAAGGCGGGCTCGTCGATCGCCGGTCCACTTTGCGCTTCAGCTTCGACGGCAAACGATTTTCAGGTCACGACGGTGATAGTCTGGCGTCGGCGCTGCTCGCCAATGGCCAACGGCTCGTCGGGCGCAGCTTCAAATATCACCGCCCGCGGGGCATTCTGACGGCGGGCTCTTCTGAGCCAAGCGCACTCGTCACGATAAACTCGGGCGGACGGACGGAGCCAAATACGCGGGCGACTATGCAGGAGCTCTATGATGGGCTCGAAGCAAAGAGCCAAAATCGCTGGCCTTCGCTTGATTTTGACATCGGTGCAGTCAATGGGCTCCTTTCGCCCTTTCTCGGCGCTGGCTTCTACTACAAGACGTTCATGTGGCCGGCGGCCCTCTGGGAGAAGCTCTACGAACCGGTCATTCGGAAAGCGGCAGGACTAGGCAAGGCAACGTATGATCCCGATCCTGACGCCTACGAAAAACGCTGGGCTCACTGCGATTTGCTCATTGTCGGTGCAGGCCCAGCAGGCTTGGCTGCAGCCTTAACCGCCGGGCGCACCGGCGCTCGGGTGGTGCTTCTTGACGAAAATGCGTTGCCTGGGGGCGGCCTGCTCTACGACACGGCCCTCATTGGCGGCCAGGCGGCGGCTGACTTTGTCCGCAAAGCCGTGGCAGAGCTCGAGAGCATGCCTAACGTCGACTTGCTGACCCGCACCACCGCATTCGGTTGGTACGACGGCAACGTATTCGGCGCGGTCGAGCGAGTGCAGAAGCATGTTCAGCAGCCCCATGCAAACCGGCCGGTTGAACGGCTCTGGCGCATCGTCGCGAAACGAGCATTGCTGGCGTCGGGTGCAGAAGAGCGGCCGCTTGTGTTTGGCGGGAACGACACCCCCGGTGTCATGATGGCATCCGCCGCACGAAGCTATCTAAATCGTTACGGGGTGGCCTTCGGCAAAACGGCCGCAATATTCACCACCAACGACAGTGGCTACGCCCTCGCGCGCGATCTCGAGGCAGAGGGTGTTGACCTCGCGGTCATCGTGGATAGCCGGCTCGATGCATATCTAGCTTGGACAGGCAGGGCACGATTGATTCAGGGCGCCTTCATTAGCAATGCCCACGGCGGCAAGTCGCTATCCTCGATCGAGATTTGGAAGAGCGGTACGGTCGAGAAGATCTCAGTTGATGCACTCGCCATATCAGGTGGCTTCAGTCCCATCATACACCTTGCCTGTCATCGCGGCCGCAAGCCCGTGTGGTCTGAGCAACACGCCGCGTTTCTAGCCCCTCCTGATCTCAAAGACCTAAGCCTGGCGGGCGCCGTCAACGCAGAAGCAGGCATTGCTGCGTGCCTCACTGATGGCGCCGCACGCGCGTCTCAGATTCTTGGCGAGCTTGGTTTTTCAGCGACCGCCGCCACTTTCGGGACAGTAGAGAGGGACATCGCGCCGAAGGCCGCGAAGCCGGTCTGGACCGTTCCAGGTGTGAGCAGCAAGGCGTTCGTAGACTTCCAAAATGACGTGCACCGCAATGACATCGACCTTGCAGTGCGGGAAGGTTATGGTCATGTCGAGCATGCCAAGCGTTATACGACCACCGGTATGGCGACCGACCAAGGCAAGCTGTCCAACGTCAACGCAATCGGGCTTCTGGCCGAGGCGCGCGGCGTCTTGCCCTCACAGATAGGCACAACTACCTTCCGCCCCTTCTACACTCCGATATCCTTCGGCGCGCTCGCGGGCACTTCGCATGGCCATCACTTTCAACCGGTGCGCAAATCGCCCCTGCATGAATGGGCGGCGAAGAACAATGCAAAATTTGTCGAGACTGGCCTTTGGTATCGGTCTTCCTGGTTTCCCCGCGCCGGAGAAACGAGTTGGCGGGAGAGTGTCGATCGCGAAGCGAAGAACGTCCGAGCCAACGTCGGCCTATGCGATGTCTCTATGCTCGGCAAGATCGAGATCTGCGGTCAAGACGCCGCCGAATTCCTCAATCGGGTTTATTGCAACGCTTTCGCCAAGCTACCCGTTGGCAAGGCCCGCTATGGGTTGATGCTGCGCGAAGACGGCATGATATACGACGACGGCACTACAAGCCGGCTTGAAGAGAACCGCTTCTTTATGACCACCACAACTGCATACGCAGCAGGCGTGATGAACCATCTCGAGTTCTGCGCACAAGCACTCTGGCCGGAGCTCGACGTTCGTTTGGCGTCCGTGACCGATCAATGGGCACAGATGGCAGTTGCTGGACCGAAGTCTCGGCTAGTGCTGCAGAGCATTGTGGACGAGGATCTTTCCAACGACGCTTTCCCTTTCCTCGCCGCCCGCACTGTGTCACTGGCTGGAGGCCAGCTACTTGGTAGACTCTTCCGCATCTCGTTTTCCGGCGAACTGGCCTATGAGCTCGCCGTGCCAGCCGGCTATGGTGAGAGCGTAGCTGATGCGGTCATGCAGGCTGGACGAGACTACAACATCCAGCCTTATGGCGTCGAGACGCTTTCCGTCCTGCGGATCGAAAAGGGCCACGTCACCCATAACGAGATCAATGGCACCGTAGTGCCGGCGGATCTTGGTTTCGCCAAGATGGTCTCCCCCACCAAGACAGACTTCATCGGCAAACACATGCTTTCCCGCGAGGGCCTGATTGCGCCAGACCGTCCTCAGTTAGTCGGCGTGGTGCCGTTGGATCCCAAATCGAGCTTCAGCAGCGGATCGCACATCCTTGCCAAGGGCGCAGAAGCCACCTTGGAGAATGACCAGGGATATGTGACGTCGAGCTGCTATTCGCCTCACGTGGGCTCGACGATCGGGCTAGCACTCGTCAGGCGCGGAGCTGATCGACACGGAGAAGAGATCCTAGTTTGGAACGGCTTACGAGGAGAGTTTACACCCGGACGCCTCTGTAGCCCCACGTTTGTTGACCCGAAGAATGAGAAGCTCCATGCTTGA
- a CDS encoding sarcosine oxidase subunit gamma family protein — MPDQLRAIPYSVRPVSPGQWFIVSETAIPQDALRGMLESLAPEAVGIDQSHGRVRIAISGPTVERTLAKGTGVDLALSTFPIGHATTTLFGHIAAHLTRIDETSFELIVLRGFAESLWDDLLRMSLTA, encoded by the coding sequence ATGCCTGACCAATTGCGCGCTATCCCCTATTCGGTTCGTCCAGTTTCGCCCGGTCAATGGTTCATCGTTTCCGAGACAGCGATCCCGCAGGATGCGTTGAGGGGGATGCTCGAAAGCCTAGCCCCTGAGGCGGTCGGCATTGACCAAAGTCACGGCCGAGTTCGTATCGCCATCAGTGGCCCGACCGTCGAACGTACGCTTGCGAAGGGTACGGGAGTTGACCTCGCTCTCTCCACCTTTCCGATCGGACACGCGACTACGACCCTGTTCGGACACATCGCGGCCCATTTGACCCGCATCGATGAAACGTCGTTCGAGCTTATTGTCTTGCGCGGTTTCGCCGAAAGCTTGTGGGACGACCTCTTGCGCATGTCTTTGACCGCCTAG
- a CDS encoding XRE family transcriptional regulator, with product MKKASTATSKTTRPTERDVDLLTGSSAPKEVPPTLEAEIGAEIRRLRKRFDLTVSKLSGASGISPGMLSKIENGTISPSLSTLSSLAKALNVPIAHLFHETGEQRDCSFVKAGTGVRIERRGTKAGHLYDLLGHSLGGEVVVEPYLITLKSDAAPYTDFRHAGVEFIYMLTGKVRYRHADQSYLLQPGDALFFDAAARHGPEELIKAPMTYLSIIVYPRQS from the coding sequence GTGAAAAAAGCGAGCACAGCGACATCCAAGACTACAAGACCAACAGAGCGAGATGTCGACCTGCTCACGGGTTCGTCTGCCCCAAAAGAAGTGCCCCCTACGCTAGAGGCTGAAATTGGTGCCGAAATCCGACGGCTTCGAAAGCGGTTTGATCTGACGGTATCCAAACTGAGCGGGGCATCAGGCATTTCTCCCGGAATGCTATCGAAGATCGAGAACGGCACCATTTCGCCATCCCTATCGACCCTATCATCTCTGGCGAAGGCTCTAAATGTCCCCATAGCTCATCTATTCCACGAGACAGGCGAGCAACGCGACTGTTCCTTCGTCAAGGCGGGAACGGGCGTTCGCATCGAGCGTCGCGGCACAAAGGCGGGACACCTGTATGATCTGCTTGGGCATTCGCTTGGTGGCGAGGTCGTCGTTGAGCCTTACTTGATAACGCTCAAGTCAGATGCCGCGCCCTACACCGATTTCCGACATGCGGGCGTTGAATTCATATACATGTTGACTGGCAAGGTCAGATATCGGCACGCTGACCAAAGCTATCTGCTTCAGCCCGGAGACGCTTTATTCTTTGATGCCGCCGCCCGTCACGGTCCGGAAGAGCTGATCAAAGCTCCAATGACGTATCTTTCTATCATTGTTTACCCACGGCAGAGTTGA
- a CDS encoding transporter substrate-binding domain-containing protein — MRNLVSSFALCASLLTTAAYAQESRKTINVGTVVIYPPLEFKDPKTGELTGFNHDLFEAMAKKAGLKVNWIEAGWVEQASFAPLKTGRVDVATGDMWDTPERRENGVSFIDFLNEPTYLYTLTAKADQFKDLAALCGKRVANTRGSKAMLGTVERWSEENCTKAGRPGVEQLEVANGSEQQLMMKQGRVDAGFIGATAFAQARKAEGEDVFKPLGGPPLANFLFGFPYLAKNKELGDTLKKALDEVIADGTYAQLLKKYGLQEDSSIGDVSLVNSGK, encoded by the coding sequence GTGCGTAATTTGGTCTCTAGCTTCGCTCTCTGCGCGAGCCTACTGACCACGGCTGCTTATGCGCAGGAGTCGCGCAAGACGATTAACGTTGGGACCGTGGTCATCTATCCACCGCTAGAATTCAAGGACCCCAAAACCGGCGAGCTAACGGGCTTCAACCATGACCTGTTTGAGGCGATGGCCAAAAAGGCCGGGTTAAAGGTCAACTGGATTGAAGCTGGTTGGGTGGAGCAAGCCAGCTTTGCTCCCCTTAAAACTGGCCGCGTAGATGTCGCAACAGGGGACATGTGGGACACGCCCGAGAGGCGCGAAAACGGGGTGAGCTTCATCGACTTCCTGAACGAGCCGACCTATCTCTACACTCTCACCGCGAAGGCCGACCAATTCAAGGACCTGGCCGCCCTATGCGGAAAACGTGTGGCGAATACGCGGGGTAGCAAAGCCATGCTCGGAACCGTTGAACGCTGGAGCGAGGAAAATTGTACGAAAGCTGGGAGACCTGGTGTGGAGCAGCTGGAGGTCGCTAACGGATCAGAACAACAGCTGATGATGAAGCAGGGCCGAGTGGACGCCGGCTTTATTGGAGCCACCGCATTCGCGCAGGCGAGGAAGGCCGAGGGAGAAGATGTCTTCAAACCGCTCGGAGGCCCTCCTTTGGCCAATTTCTTGTTTGGTTTCCCGTATCTGGCAAAGAATAAGGAACTAGGCGACACTTTGAAAAAAGCCTTGGATGAAGTGATAGCCGACGGCACTTATGCCCAGCTCCTGAAAAAGTATGGGCTACAAGAAGATAGCTCAATCGGCGATGTCTCGTTGGTCAATTCCGGAAAGTGA